AGCGTCAAAGCTCATGAAGTGGCGCTGCACCCGGCACTACAGCGGGACGCGCAACCGTAAGTCGGTGGCCGCGAACTGGATTCATGCCTGAAATGTCGTGCGCAGGCAACAGTGCGGACACCGAACGGCATAGTCCGCGCATAGACAGCACGCCCTCCTTGCGTCACAGCCGTAACACGGTAGGTTCGTCGCCATGAATCAGGTGGACCCGACCCCGACACGCCGTAAGGGACTGTGGGCGACGCTGGCGATCACCGCGGTGACCGGAGCCAGCGTCGTCACCATCGCGCTGCCGGCGACTTCGAGCGCCGATCCGGAGCCCGCGCCCCCGCCGACCACAACCGCGGCCACGCCGCCGGCGGCCACAGCGGCGTCACCCGCACCGGCACCGGCGACCACCAGCACGCCGAGCGCCCAACCGGGCGATCCCAATGCGGCGCCGCAGCCCCCGGTTGACCCGAACGCGCCACCGCCCCCGGTCATCGACCCCAACGCACCCGAACCCGGCCGGGTCACCAACGCCGTCGGCGGATTCAGCTTCGTCGTGCCCCCCGGCTGGGTGGAGTCGGACGCTTCCCACCTCGACTACGGCTCGGCGCTGCTCAGCAAGACGACCGGGCCGCCGCCCCTGCCTGACCAGCCGCCGCCGGTGGCCAACGACACCCGCATAGTGCTCGGCCGACTGGACCAGAAGCTCTACGCCAGCGCTGAGACCACCAACCCGAAGGCCGCCGTCCGGCTTGGCTCGGATATGGGTGAGTTCTTCATGCCCTACCCCGGCACGCGGATCAACCAGGAGACCACCCCGCTCAACGCGAACGGCCTGACCGGAAGTGCGTCGTATTACGAGGTGAAATTCAGCGATACCAGCAAGCCGAACGGTCAGATCTGGACCGGCGTGATCGGCTCGCCCACTGCGACCACCCCCAACGCCGGTTCTCCGCAGCGCTGGTTTGTGGTGTGGCTTGGGACCGCGAACAACCCGGTCGACAAGGGTGCGGCCAAGGCACTCGCCGAGTCGATCCGGCCTTATTCGCCCCCTTCGCCGGCCCCGGAGGCGGTTCCGGCAGCGCCCGCGCCGGCACCCGCGCAGGCACCCGCCGCGGAACTGAGTCCGACCGTTGCCCCAACACCACAACGGACCCAGCCCGCCTGATGACGCCTCGGGTTGGCCCGGCCGTCGCCAACTTGGCACTCAAAGCGTGACGAAAACGGGGTATACCGAACTTACCCCGGTATCGGAGCTGGCTTTGCCAGATGATGCAAGGAGAGCCCTCATGGACGTCATGGCTGCCACCGAATACCTTGCCCGGTCGACAACGCTGACCTCGGTCGGCTGGATTGGCTACATCATTATCGGTGCTATCGCGGGCTGGATCGCCGGCAAGATCGTCAAAGGCAGCGGGTCCGGCATCCTGATGAACATCGTCATCGGCATTGTCGGCGCGTTGATCGGCGGTTTTCTGCTGAGCTTCGTCGTCAATACTGCGGCCGGCGGCTTTTGGTTCACGTTGTTCACCGCGATCCTGGGCTCGGTGATCCTGCTTTGGGTCGTCGGTCTGGCGCGCAGGCGCTAGCTGCGCTGAACCATTGCGGCCGTGGCCAATAGCGGCATGATGAAGCGATGGCCTCACAGGTGACCACCACCACGATGACCGCGTGGCAGGTCCGTCGGCCCGGTCCGATGGAAACCGGCCCGCTGGAACGAGTTACCACCGCGGTGCCCCGGCCCGGGCCGTCCGAGTTGCTGGTGGCCGTGCGGGCGTGCGGGGTGTGCCGTACCGACCTGCACGTCACCGAAGGCGACCTTCCCGTGCACCGCCACCGGGTAACCCCCGGCCACGAGGTGGTCGGCGAGGTCTTGGAAGTCGGCTCAGCCGCCGGCGACGAGTTCGGCGTGGGGGACCGGGTGGGTATCGCTTGGTTGCGCCATACCTGCGGGGCGTGCAAGTACTGCCGGCGAGGCAATGAGAACCTGTGTCCGGAGTCCCGCTATACGGGCTGGGATGCCGACGGCGGGTATGCCGAATTCGCCACGGTCCCTGCGGCTTTCGCGCACCACCTGCCGAGCGGCTACACCGACAGCGAGCTTGCGCCGCTGTTGTGCGCCGGCATCATCGGATACCGCTCGCTGTTGCGGGCCGAGCTGCCGCCCGGTGGCCGGTTGGGTCTGTACGGGTTCGGCGGCAGCGCCCACATCACCGCGCAGGTCGCGCTTGCGCAAGGCGCCGAGGTCCACGTGATGACGCGCGGGGCCGACGCGCGCGAGCTGGCGCTGCAACTTGGCGCGGCGTCGGCCCAACCCGCCGCCGATCCGCCGCCGGTTCCGCTGGACGCCGCGATCCTGTTCGCCCCGGTCGGTGACCTGGTGCTGCCCGCGTGCGAGGCGCTGGATCGGGGCGGCACCCTCGCGATCGCGGGGATCCACCTGACCGATATTCCGCCCCTCAACTACCAACGTCACCTGTTCCAGGAGCGCCAGGTGCGGTCGGTCACGTCGAACACCCGGGCCGATGCGCGCGCGTTCCTCGACTTCGCGGCCCAGCACCACATCGAGGTCACCACCCCGGAATACCCGCTCGCACAAGCCGATCGAGCGCTGGCCGATCTCAGCGCCGGGCGTGTCGCCGGCGCCGCGGTGCTGCTGGTCTAACTTCTGACCGCGTCCGGCCCGGCGCCGTCAGGTGCTCAGGTGCCAAACCAGGGCAGCCGCCAGGGCGCCCAACCCATTCAGCGACCAATGCAATGCGATCGGCGCGATCAGGCTGCCGCTGCGCCGGCGCAGCCAACTGAATACGAACCCGGCCGACCCGGTGGCCAACACCGCCAACGTCACCCCGGCCAGCATCCCGACGATCCCGCCGCCGAACAGCCGGGTGAAACCGACATTGCTGCTCGTCAACCCCAGCGACGTCGCGATGTGCCAGAGACCGAACAGCAGCGAGCCCGCTAAGGCGACGCCGCGAAATCCCCAGGCCCGGTGCAGCGCGCCGTGCAATACCCCGCGAAAGGCCAACTCTTCGGGGATGACGGTTTGCAGCGGAATGATCAGCATCGAGGCGACCAGCGCGCCGGAGATCGTCGCGTAGTGATTGTTCATGAACATCGGCCGGGTCATCGGTAGCAGCACACCGACCGCGATCACCGACATCACGACCGCAACGGCCACCAGCGCATAACCCAGCCCAGACTTCCAGTGTTCGCGGCCCAGGCCGAGCTCGGCCCAGCCCAGACCCCTGCAGCGGATCAGGATCACCAGCCCGACGGCCGCAGCCGGGACCGTCGCTATGCTTGCCCACGGCGTCGTGAAGTGCGCGATCAGGTTTGTCGACACCAGCACCATCACGACGACGGCGATGTCGACGTAGATCCGAAACCGGTCCAGCGCCGCAAGCCGCGACACCAGCGCGTCGAGCTGAACGCTGGCGGCGGCTTGTCCGGGGGCGTGACCATGCATCGTGGCGAGTCTACCCGCGGGGCGGGTCGGCATCCGCGCACTTCGCCAACGACGACGGCATTGGCCGGCGTTTTGCCCCCCGCACGCTGCTACAGCCGGTCAGCCGTCGTTCGGGCCCAGCCGGCGGCGCGCGTAGGCCGTGAGCTCAGCCGAGAGCGCGTCGGCAGCCAACAGCCGTGGAAGCAGCTCCGGCTCCGACATTCGGGCTCGAAAGACCAGCCCTATGGTCACGTCATGATCGGGGCGGTGATCGATTGTGATTGCGTCGCCGGCACGAACCGTCCCGGGGGAGATCACCCGCAGGTAGGCGCCAGGTTTCCCGGCGTGGGTGAAGGTCTTGATCCAGTCGCTCAAATTCAGGAAAGCCGCGAACGTTCGGCACGGTGTCCTGGGCGCCGATACTTCCAGCACCAAGCCGTCGGTGCCGACGCGCCAGCGTTCACCGATGCGTGCCCCGGTGACATCGACGCCCGAGATGGTCAGGTTCTCGCCGAACATTCCGTCGGTGAGCGTGCGCCGAAGTTGGGTTTCCCATGCGTCGAGGTCTTCTCGCGCATACGCGTAGACGGCCTGGTCATCACCGCCGTGGACCTTCGGATTGCCGATGGTGTCGCCGACGAGTCCGCTGCCGAGACCACCCCGCATGGGCCCGGGTGCGCGCACCATGACCGGCTCGGTTGCGGCCACTTTGCCGATGCCCGTCACCGTCGACTGTGCGCGCGGATCGGGATTGCGTCGAGCACGAGCCAAGTTGACCGACAACACGTTCGCCACCCGCCCAGGCTAGCGCCGAGAGCAGCTTCGCTCGTCCACGGCCTATCCGTGGTTGAACGTTATGCGCGGATCGTCAGCGTCTGCCGTGTGACAAGAACTCACATAGGTCACGCTCCTTCGATCGTGAGTGGCTATGCGGCGAACCCAGCGGGCGCCTCCGACAACGCGGAAGTCCGCAGCAGGAGGCGCGCCTACCGCGCCCGATGGTCGCCAGAGGATGACGAATACGTGGGGCTGTGCGCTGAGTTCCCGTCGCTCTCCTGGCTGGCCGAAACCGCTCATGAAGCCGTCGCCGGTATCGAACAGGTCGTTGATGAGGTTGTCGCCGACATGCACGCAAACGGCGAAGCCGCTCCTCAGGCGCTTACTGAACGGACCTACAGCGGCAAGTTCGGCGTGCGTACATTTCCGGAGCTGCACGAATCTTTATCTATCGAGGCGGCAGAGCAAGGCGTCTCGCTTAACCAATTGGTCAACCTGAAGCTGTCACGGTCTGCGTGACTGCCAAGGGCCACCAACGGATTGCCCCAACGTGTCCGTGGTCTTGATGGTCGGTTGATTACCAGGCGCGAGCTGCCGTAATCGCGTTGACCCATGACCGAGCGAACCGGGCGCTATGACGAAGACACCGTCACTCACCGCGTTCGTTCCGATCACTCGCTACGCTCGTTCCGCTCGCTCGACTCCCAGGTCCGATGGGTCGTCTCGCTCCCGTCACTCACTGCGTTCGTTCCGCTCGCTCGACTCCCAGGTCCGATGGGTCGTCTCGCTCCCGTCACTCACTGCGTTCGTTCCGCTCGCTCGACTCCCAGGTCCACCCCGCGATCTGTGGGTCGTCCTCGCCGTATTCGCGCGTGTAACTGCGGGCGGCAAGGCGGGCATCCATCATGCGCTGGCGCAACATGGCGGCCCGGCTGCCCAGCCCGTCCACGCGATCGATGACATCTATGACCAGGTGGTAGCGATCCAGGTCATTGAGCATGACCATGTCGAACGGCGTCGTCGTGGTGCCACGCTCCTTGAACCCTCGCACGTGCATGCGAGCGTGATTGGCGCGCCGATAGGCCAGCCGGTGGATCAACCACGGATAGCCGCGGTGGGCGAAGATCACCGGCCTGTCACGGGTGAACAACGCGTCAAACTCCTTGTCGGACAAGCCATGTGGATGCTCGGATTCCAGCTGCAGGCGCATGATGTCGACGACGTTGACCACCCGTACAGCCAGCTCGGGCAGCTCGCGGCGCAGGATGTCGGCGGCGGCCAGCGTCTCCAGCGTCGGGATGTCTCCGGCACAAGCCAGCACCACGTCGGGTTCGGCTGTTGCGGTGCTTGCCCACCGCCAGATGCCCACTCCGCGGGTGCAGTGGGCGATGGCCTCGTCCATGGTGAGGTAGGCCAGCGCGGGCTGCTTGCCGGCGACGATGACGTTGACGTAGTCACGGCTGCGCAGGCAGTGGTCGGCCACCGAGAGCAAGGTGTTCGCGTCCGGCGGCAGGTAGACCCGCGTCACCTCCGCGCGTTTGTTGGCGACCAGGTCGATGAATCCGGGGTCCTGATGCGACGAGCCGTTGTGGTCCTGCCGCCAGACGTGGGAGGTCAGCAGGTAAGAGGTTCAGTTCGTCGTCGGAATGAACCGCGCGTTGAGTCGTTTGGGTTGCTCGGGTTTCTAGGCTCACTTGGCCGATTGTGCGCGCCTTCGATGAACACCGCGCTAGGCGGAACTCATTCTTCGCCGCGAGCGCGAGCCTCGTAGGCCCGGCGCTTCTCGACGTCGACGTCGTCGGTGAACACGTGCTCGCCCCCAAGGATGCGGTTCAGGCCCTCGGACACCACACGCGGCATGAACTTCTGCGACACGACCATCGCGCCGGCCGCCCTAGTCACCCGCACTCGTGGCTTGGGATGGACGACCAGCCCGACGATAGCGTCGGCGATGTCCGCGGGCTCGGCGTTCCTGAATCCCTTGACCCCTGCGGTGCCCGCGATCAGTTCGGTGTTGACGAACGACGGCAGTACCACGGAGAACTTCACGCCAGCCGATCGGTACTCGAGTCTGGCGGAGTCGGTGAACGCGACCACCGCGTGCTTGCTGGCGCAGTACGTGGCCAGCCCGACGGCATAGATCTCCCCGGCCAGCGAGGCGACGTTGATGACGTGTCCGGACCCGCGAGGGACCATGCGCTGCGCCGCCAGCTTGCTGCCCAGGATCACGCCGTAGACGTTGATGTCCAGAATGCGCCGGGTGACCGCATCCGGCTCGTCGACGATCCGGCCGACGGGCATGATGCCGGCGTTGTTGACCAGCACGTCGATCGGTCCGAGTTGGCGCTCGACCTGGTCGAGAAAGTCCGAAAACGAATCCCGGTCGGTGACATCGAGTTTCCCGTACACCTCGACGCCGAGGTCGGCACCCGACTCCTTCACCTTCGCCTCGTCGATGTCGCCGATCGCCACCTGGGCGCCCAGCTTGTGCAGCGCGGTCGCGGTGGCCAATCCGATCCCCCGTGCGCCGCCCGTGATCACGATGACCTTGTCCCGGACCTTGAGACCCATGGATGCAGCGCCCGCCATACAGCAAGCACAGCATTCGACGTCGTCGCCGCGCAATCACCGGGGCGATACTGCATGGGTGACTCACGTGCGATCGGCCGTTCCGGACGATGCGCTCGACGTCGCGCGAGTGCACGTCCGGTCGTGGCAGTCGGCCTACCGCGGCCTGATCGCCCAGGACTACCTCGACGCTCTCGATCCCGAAGTCTGGGCGCGCAGATACAGGTTTGGGCGCATGGGGCTTCGGTTGCCGTCCACCGTGGTCGCGGTCGACGGTTCGACCATCTGCGGCTTAGCTACCACGGGTCTATACCGAGACACGGACTTATCGAATTACGGCGAGCTTATGGCGATCTACGTCGATCCCGCCCGTATGCGGACCGGAGTTGGGCGTTTGCTGATGACTGCGGCCCGGGAAAGGATGCGGGGGGTCGGCGTGACGAGCGCCGCGCTGTGGGTGCTGGACGGCAACGTCCGCGCTCGGCGGTTCTACGAACGCGACGGGTGGCGGTTCGACGGGGCACGCCGCACCGAGACTTTCGGCGATGCGCCAGTAGCAGAAGTGCGTTATCGACGCACGCCCGTCTGAGGGGTTCTCGGAATCTTTTCTCTGAGCGGCAAAACCGCAAGTTGACGCCTCCGGCGGGAAGTCGTGTCGCTCGGAGGCGGGCAAAACGTCTACCGTCCGAACGCGGGACTGGTGTGGCACACAAGACCACCGCGACGTCGCCGACACGGCGATGTTCGCGCCCGGCCCCCTCGGTGAGAGCGGTTGGCTCGGTGTCAAACGTGGTGGGGCAGCTACGGTATGCAGGTGCCCGACCGGTTGCTCAATGCCGTGCGCGTCCTCGACTTGTCCGGTGCCCACGCCGACGGGGTGACCCGCCTGCTCGCTGACCTCGGTGCCGACGTTCTCAAGGTGGAACCCCCGGGTGGTAGCCCGGCGCGGGACGTGCTCCCGACGCTGGGCGGCGTGAGCCTTTCCTTCGCCGTACACAACGCGAACAAGCGCAGCGTGGTGCTCAACCCGCTCGACGACAACGACCGCCAACAGTTTCTCGAACTGGCCGGCAGCGCCGACATCGTCGTCGACAGCGGCCTTCCCGGGCAGGCCGCCGCGTTTGGGATGTCGTGCGCCGAGCTCGCCGATCGCCACAACCAGCTGGTGGTGCTCTCGATCACCGACTTCGGGGCAACGGGGCCCCGCTCGTCGTGGCGTGCCACCGATCCCGTGTTGTATGCGATGTCGGGCTCGCTGTCGCGGTCGGGTCCACCCACCGGCACGCCGGTGCTGCCGCCGAACGGCATCGCGTCGGCCACCGCCGCCGCGCAAGCGACCTGGTCGGTGCTCGTCGCTTACTACAACAGATTGCGGTGCGGCACAGGTGATTACATCGATTTCTCGCGGTTCGACGCCGTCGTCTTGGCGCTCGACCCGGCGTTCGGGGCACACGGCCAGGTTGCTGCCGGCCGGCGCGGCACCGGGCAGTGGCGGGGCCGTCCGAAAAACCAGGACGCCTACCCGATCTATCCGTGCAAGGACGGCTACGTCCGGTTGTGTGTGATGGCGCCGCGGCAATGGCGCGGCCTGCGCCGCTGGTTGGGCGAGCCGGAGGAATTCCAGGACCCCAAATATGACGTGATCGGCGCGCGTCTTGCCGCTTGGCCCCAGATCAGCGTCCTGGTCGAGGCGTTGTGTGCCGAACAGACCATGAAGGATCTGGTGACCGCCGGACAAGCGGTGGGTGTGCCGATCGCCGCGGTGCTGACGCCGTCGCGCATCCTGGCCTCCGAACATTTCGAGGCGGTGGGCGCGATCACCGAGGTCGAGGTTGTCCCCGGCGTGCGCACGCCGGTGCCGACGGGATATTTCGTCGTCGACGGGCAGCGCTCGGGCTTTCGTACGCCGGCTCCAGCCGCGGGGCGGGACGACCCGCGCTGGCTAGCTGAGCCCGCGGTCGTCGCGTCACCCCCGGGCCGGGTGGGCGGCTACCCTTTCGACGGGCTGCGCATCCTCGATCTGGGTATCATCGTCGCCGGAGGCGAGGTGGGCCGGCTGTTCGGCGATCTGGGCGCCGAGGTCATCAAAGTCGAAAGTGCCGACTACCCGGATGGGCTGCGGCAGGCCCGGATTGGCGAGCCCATCAGCGAATCGTTCGCCCGGACCCACCGCAATCACCTGGGTCTGGGCC
This is a stretch of genomic DNA from Mycobacterium lacus. It encodes these proteins:
- a CDS encoding CPBP family intramembrane glutamic endopeptidase yields the protein MVLVSTNLIAHFTTPWASIATVPAAAVGLVILIRCRGLGWAELGLGREHWKSGLGYALVAVAVVMSVIAVGVLLPMTRPMFMNNHYATISGALVASMLIIPLQTVIPEELAFRGVLHGALHRAWGFRGVALAGSLLFGLWHIATSLGLTSSNVGFTRLFGGGIVGMLAGVTLAVLATGSAGFVFSWLRRRSGSLIAPIALHWSLNGLGALAAALVWHLST
- a CDS encoding SDR family oxidoreductase, whose amino-acid sequence is MAGAASMGLKVRDKVIVITGGARGIGLATATALHKLGAQVAIGDIDEAKVKESGADLGVEVYGKLDVTDRDSFSDFLDQVERQLGPIDVLVNNAGIMPVGRIVDEPDAVTRRILDINVYGVILGSKLAAQRMVPRGSGHVINVASLAGEIYAVGLATYCASKHAVVAFTDSARLEYRSAGVKFSVVLPSFVNTELIAGTAGVKGFRNAEPADIADAIVGLVVHPKPRVRVTRAAGAMVVSQKFMPRVVSEGLNRILGGEHVFTDDVDVEKRRAYEARARGEE
- a CDS encoding CaiB/BaiF CoA transferase family protein, whose translation is MQVPDRLLNAVRVLDLSGAHADGVTRLLADLGADVLKVEPPGGSPARDVLPTLGGVSLSFAVHNANKRSVVLNPLDDNDRQQFLELAGSADIVVDSGLPGQAAAFGMSCAELADRHNQLVVLSITDFGATGPRSSWRATDPVLYAMSGSLSRSGPPTGTPVLPPNGIASATAAAQATWSVLVAYYNRLRCGTGDYIDFSRFDAVVLALDPAFGAHGQVAAGRRGTGQWRGRPKNQDAYPIYPCKDGYVRLCVMAPRQWRGLRRWLGEPEEFQDPKYDVIGARLAAWPQISVLVEALCAEQTMKDLVTAGQAVGVPIAAVLTPSRILASEHFEAVGAITEVEVVPGVRTPVPTGYFVVDGQRSGFRTPAPAAGRDDPRWLAEPAVVASPPGRVGGYPFDGLRILDLGIIVAGGEVGRLFGDLGAEVIKVESADYPDGLRQARIGEPISESFARTHRNHLGLGLDLRSTPGKEIFGRLVADADAVFLNFKPGTLAALGFSYDALHALNSRIVLAGSSAFGHKGPWSTRMGYGPLVRATTGVTRLWTSDEAPPENARHAFYDATTIFPDHMVGRITSIAALAALIHRDRTGAGAHVHISQAEVAVNQLDTLFTHAALGAGTAEIRDDTSVHAVYPCAGDDEWCVISIESDGDWRCAASVMERPELADDARFATGQSRVVNRKELVALVSAWTHTRTPAQVAQAMQSAGVAAGPMNRPPDLLEDPQLIERKVLRDMVHPLINHPLPTETGPAPFRHIPPAPQRPAPLPGQDTREICRKLLGMSAEETERMITDRVLFAPAGSH
- a CDS encoding type II toxin-antitoxin system HicB family antitoxin; translated protein: MGLCAEFPSLSWLAETAHEAVAGIEQVVDEVVADMHANGEAAPQALTERTYSGKFGVRTFPELHESLSIEAAEQGVSLNQLVNLKLSRSA
- a CDS encoding zinc-binding alcohol dehydrogenase family protein, whose protein sequence is MASQVTTTTMTAWQVRRPGPMETGPLERVTTAVPRPGPSELLVAVRACGVCRTDLHVTEGDLPVHRHRVTPGHEVVGEVLEVGSAAGDEFGVGDRVGIAWLRHTCGACKYCRRGNENLCPESRYTGWDADGGYAEFATVPAAFAHHLPSGYTDSELAPLLCAGIIGYRSLLRAELPPGGRLGLYGFGGSAHITAQVALAQGAEVHVMTRGADARELALQLGAASAQPAADPPPVPLDAAILFAPVGDLVLPACEALDRGGTLAIAGIHLTDIPPLNYQRHLFQERQVRSVTSNTRADARAFLDFAAQHHIEVTTPEYPLAQADRALADLSAGRVAGAAVLLV
- a CDS encoding alanine and proline-rich secreted protein Apa: MNQVDPTPTRRKGLWATLAITAVTGASVVTIALPATSSADPEPAPPPTTTAATPPAATAASPAPAPATTSTPSAQPGDPNAAPQPPVDPNAPPPPVIDPNAPEPGRVTNAVGGFSFVVPPGWVESDASHLDYGSALLSKTTGPPPLPDQPPPVANDTRIVLGRLDQKLYASAETTNPKAAVRLGSDMGEFFMPYPGTRINQETTPLNANGLTGSASYYEVKFSDTSKPNGQIWTGVIGSPTATTPNAGSPQRWFVVWLGTANNPVDKGAAKALAESIRPYSPPSPAPEAVPAAPAPAPAQAPAAELSPTVAPTPQRTQPA
- a CDS encoding MOSC domain-containing protein yields the protein MLSVNLARARRNPDPRAQSTVTGIGKVAATEPVMVRAPGPMRGGLGSGLVGDTIGNPKVHGGDDQAVYAYAREDLDAWETQLRRTLTDGMFGENLTISGVDVTGARIGERWRVGTDGLVLEVSAPRTPCRTFAAFLNLSDWIKTFTHAGKPGAYLRVISPGTVRAGDAITIDHRPDHDVTIGLVFRARMSEPELLPRLLAADALSAELTAYARRRLGPNDG
- a CDS encoding GlsB/YeaQ/YmgE family stress response membrane protein translates to MDVMAATEYLARSTTLTSVGWIGYIIIGAIAGWIAGKIVKGSGSGILMNIVIGIVGALIGGFLLSFVVNTAAGGFWFTLFTAILGSVILLWVVGLARRR
- a CDS encoding GNAT family N-acetyltransferase, encoding MTHVRSAVPDDALDVARVHVRSWQSAYRGLIAQDYLDALDPEVWARRYRFGRMGLRLPSTVVAVDGSTICGLATTGLYRDTDLSNYGELMAIYVDPARMRTGVGRLLMTAARERMRGVGVTSAALWVLDGNVRARRFYERDGWRFDGARRTETFGDAPVAEVRYRRTPV